One Microcaecilia unicolor chromosome 4, aMicUni1.1, whole genome shotgun sequence genomic region harbors:
- the LOC115467809 gene encoding olfactory receptor 52Z1-like produces the protein MLTTNSTIIQPPFFLLIGIPGLEAVQTSISFPLSVMYLIALLGNGTVIYIIIREHSLHEPMYIFLSMLAATDLFLCSSTVPRALALFWFHVREISFSGCLAQVFLIHFSFVLESAILLAMAFDRYFAICNPLKYGSILTNSVIRNIGVLGTLRSFCVVMPYVYLLKRLSYCGANVIPHTFCKHMGVARVACTDITVNIIYGLTVALFTTGLDFIFIVISYILILRAVFRLPPDARLKAFSTCASHVCVIFLFYIPAFFSCIAHRFGQELPVQIPVLLANLYVVFPPMLNPIIYGVKTKEIRQRVARVFSNKN, from the coding sequence ATGTTAACCACCAACTCTACCATCATACAACCTCCCTTCTTTCTGCTGATTGGAATCCCCGGACTGGAAGCTGTTCAGACCTCcatttctttccctctttctgttATGTATCTCATCGCCCTTCTTGGAAACGGCACTGTGATCTATATTATAATCAGAGAGCACAGCCTCCATGAGCCCATGTACATCTTCCTCTCCATGTTGGCGGCCACCGACCTCTTTCTGTGCTCCTCTACAGTTCCAAGGGCGCTGGCTTTGTTCTGGTTCCACGTCAGGGAGATCTCCTTTAGCGGTTGCTTAGCCCAGGTGTTCCTGATTCACTTCAGTTTTGTTCTAGAGTCGGCCATTTTGTTGGCCATGGCATTTGACCGTTATTTTGCTATTTGCAACCCTTTGAAGTATGGAAGCATCCTAACCAATTCAGTCATCAGAAATATCGGGGTGCTAGGGACACTTAGAAGCTTCTGTGTTGTGATGCCTTATGTCTATCTGTTGAAAAGATTATCATACTGTGGGGCCAATGTCATTCCTCACACGTTCTGCAAGCACATGGGTGTGGCACGAGTAGCCTGCACAGACATAACAGTCAATATCATATACGGCCTGACTGTGGCGCTCTTTACAACAGGGCTTGATTTTATCTTCATTGTCATCTCCTATATCCTGATTCTCCGAGCTGTCTTTCGCCTCCCTCCTGACGCTCGTCTCAAAGCATTTAGCACTTGCGCTTCTCACGTGTGTGTCATATTTCTGTTTTACATCCCTGCATTCTTTTCCTGCATTGCCCACAGGTTTGGTCAGGAGCTCCCAGTCCAAATCCCTGTTCTGTTGGCCAACCTCTACGTTGTCTTCCCACCCATGTTAAATCCAATCATATACGGTGTGAAAACAAAAGAGATCCGCCAGAGAGTGGCTCGGGTGTTCTCTAACAAAAATTGA